Proteins co-encoded in one Patescibacteria group bacterium genomic window:
- the pilM gene encoding type IV pilus assembly protein PilM, which produces MFLFKKNPKSFLGIDVGASAVKLVELGKEKGRFKLINYAIAPLSDYLKKVGSQSDSELLNADSGEIAEVIKEAIKEAKITARDAYFSIPAYSSFSTLIDFPNMPEKEIAAAVPLEARKHIPVPVSELVLDWNVMDLPGKQSGRQAMVIAAPKKVIDTYTQISKLAGLVSRGMEEETFSLGRALVGNDKSVMVLVDVGARSINIGIVDGGYIRVVHDLEMGGVKVTQAIAQQMNLDLEKAENLKKEMSGEGEQFSRLKGVGYSTLGAIIVEIRKIIEAYQSKYSRRVEKCILVGDGIRLVGFADYLTTKLSIDVSLGNPFARVFYPPELAPILKEIGPPLAVAVGLSMRG; this is translated from the coding sequence ATGTTTTTGTTTAAAAAAAATCCGAAAAGTTTTTTAGGTATTGATGTTGGCGCTTCGGCTGTCAAATTGGTTGAGTTGGGCAAAGAGAAGGGAAGGTTTAAGTTGATTAATTATGCAATCGCGCCCCTATCTGATTATCTTAAAAAAGTTGGTAGCCAATCTGATAGTGAACTTCTAAACGCCGATAGCGGAGAAATCGCAGAGGTAATTAAAGAGGCCATTAAAGAGGCAAAAATTACCGCCCGTGACGCGTATTTTTCTATTCCTGCGTATTCTAGTTTTTCCACTCTAATTGATTTTCCTAATATGCCTGAAAAAGAAATTGCCGCGGCTGTTCCCCTTGAAGCGAGAAAGCATATTCCTGTGCCAGTTTCGGAATTGGTTTTAGATTGGAATGTTATGGATTTGCCCGGGAAACAATCTGGCCGCCAGGCCATGGTCATTGCTGCTCCCAAGAAGGTTATTGACACTTATACCCAAATTAGCAAGTTAGCAGGTCTTGTCTCTCGCGGCATGGAAGAAGAGACATTTAGTTTAGGCCGAGCGTTGGTTGGTAATGATAAAAGCGTTATGGTTTTGGTGGATGTCGGCGCGCGTTCAATTAACATCGGTATTGTTGATGGTGGATATATTAGAGTTGTTCATGATTTAGAAATGGGCGGAGTTAAGGTGACGCAAGCCATTGCCCAACAAATGAATCTTGATTTAGAGAAGGCGGAAAATTTAAAAAAGGAAATGTCAGGGGAAGGCGAGCAATTTTCGCGATTAAAAGGGGTTGGTTACTCAACACTGGGGGCTATTATTGTTGAGATAAGAAAAATAATTGAGGCGTACCAAAGTAAGTATAGCAGAAGAGTTGAAAAATGTATTTTAGTGGGTGATGGAATTCGTTTAGTTGGTTTCGCTGATTATTTAACCACTAAATTAAGCATCGATGTTTCTTTGGGCAATCCTTTTGCTAGAGTATTTTATCCGCCTGAACTTGCCCCAATTTTGAAGGAGATAGGTCCTCCATTAGCGGTGGCGGTGGGGTTATCAATGAGAGGGTAA
- a CDS encoding GspE/PulE family protein: MSSVKKDVQKNEEEDARATRERAEAMGVPFADLTGKTIPVEALKEIPEEAVIFYGLAPIAKEKNVLDVGMIDPDNLKAREALRFIVQRSGLETRIFLISQTDFKNVLKQYRSFRSEVKKALEELEKELKTEKKVRPIQDETSEIARKIVTEAPITKIVAVILKHAAEGAASDIHIEPIEDRVQVRFRVDGILHKSLILPKEIHLAVVSRIKILSNLKIDESRVPQDGRFHAPVGGKKIDFRVSTFPTVGGEKVVLRVLDPSASLRDFAELGVQGYNLKILEAAIKQPFGMILISGPTGSGKSTTLYAILSGLNQEEVNIVSLEDPVEYYIEGVNQSQIRPDIKYTFASGLRHILRQDPDIIMVGEIRDEETAGLAIHSALTGHILLSTIHTNNAIGVIPRLIDMGISSFLIPASMNLVIAQRLVRRLCPHCKKETIAPLPMEKEIEKSLITLYPFQKKDFPYEKPFKIYRPVGCKFCSNKGTKGRLALYEMLKMTPQLESIVNEGVNEAKMEEEAKRQGMLTMKQDGVNKALQGLISFEEMLRVVEE; this comes from the coding sequence ATGAGTTCTGTTAAAAAAGATGTTCAAAAAAACGAAGAGGAAGACGCGCGCGCGACAAGAGAAAGAGCGGAGGCGATGGGCGTCCCTTTCGCTGATTTAACAGGGAAGACAATTCCAGTGGAGGCGTTGAAAGAAATTCCTGAAGAAGCAGTTATTTTTTACGGCCTTGCCCCTATTGCTAAAGAAAAAAATGTTTTGGATGTGGGGATGATTGATCCGGATAATCTTAAAGCGAGAGAGGCCTTGAGATTTATTGTCCAGCGGAGCGGGTTAGAAACAAGAATATTTCTTATTAGTCAGACAGATTTCAAAAATGTTTTGAAGCAATATCGCAGTTTTCGTTCGGAGGTTAAAAAAGCTCTTGAGGAGCTGGAAAAAGAATTAAAGACAGAAAAAAAAGTTAGGCCGATTCAGGACGAAACATCGGAGATAGCTAGAAAAATAGTTACAGAAGCGCCCATTACTAAAATAGTCGCTGTTATTCTTAAGCACGCTGCTGAGGGCGCGGCGTCGGATATTCATATTGAGCCAATTGAAGATAGAGTGCAAGTTCGTTTCAGAGTTGACGGAATTCTTCACAAGAGTTTAATTTTGCCGAAAGAAATTCATTTAGCGGTTGTCTCTCGTATTAAAATTCTTTCAAATTTAAAAATTGACGAGTCAAGAGTTCCTCAGGATGGGAGATTTCACGCGCCAGTCGGCGGAAAAAAAATTGATTTTAGGGTCTCCACTTTTCCAACAGTTGGCGGAGAGAAGGTTGTTTTAAGGGTTTTGGACCCATCGGCTAGTTTAAGGGATTTTGCCGAATTAGGAGTTCAGGGTTATAATCTAAAAATACTGGAAGCAGCGATCAAACAGCCGTTTGGCATGATACTAATTAGTGGTCCGACGGGTTCAGGAAAGTCAACCACTCTCTACGCCATTTTAAGCGGACTGAATCAAGAGGAGGTTAATATTGTGAGTTTGGAAGACCCTGTGGAATATTATATTGAAGGAGTTAACCAGTCCCAGATTAGGCCTGACATTAAATATACTTTTGCTTCTGGCTTGAGGCATATTTTGAGGCAAGACCCGGACATTATTATGGTTGGAGAGATTAGAGATGAAGAAACGGCTGGGTTGGCGATTCATTCTGCTTTAACGGGGCATATTCTTCTTTCCACAATTCATACCAATAATGCCATAGGCGTGATTCCCCGCTTGATCGATATGGGAATTAGTTCTTTCCTTATACCCGCCTCAATGAATTTGGTAATCGCGCAAAGATTAGTTAGGCGACTTTGTCCTCATTGTAAGAAAGAGACAATTGCGCCGTTGCCGATGGAAAAAGAAATTGAGAAAAGTTTGATTACTTTATATCCATTTCAAAAAAAGGATTTTCCCTACGAAAAACCGTTTAAAATTTATCGTCCGGTCGGGTGTAAATTTTGTAGTAATAAAGGGACAAAAGGTCGGTTAGCTCTTTATGAAATGTTAAAAATGACTCCTCAATTAGAAAGTATTGTCAACGAAGGAGTGAACGAGGCAAAAATGGAAGAAGAAGCAAAAAGACAAGGGATGCTTACAATGAAGCAAGATGGCGTTAATAAGGCGCTCCAAGGGTTAATTTCTTTTGAGGAAATGTTAAGGGTGGTTGAGGAGTAA